A region from the Citrobacter koseri ATCC BAA-895 genome encodes:
- the hybE gene encoding hydrogenase-2 assembly chaperone encodes MSEEISGFPSSPRMQVQAAFEEIARRSMHDLSFLHPNMPVYVSDFTLFEGQWTGSVIAPWMLSALIFPGPDQLWPVRKVSEKLGLRLPYGAMTFTVGELDGVSQYLSCSLMSPLNHGMSAQEGMRLADDCARMLLSLPVSDPDAPQLAGRRALLFGRRSGEHA; translated from the coding sequence ATGTCTGAGGAAATTTCAGGGTTCCCGTCCTCCCCGAGAATGCAGGTTCAGGCGGCGTTTGAAGAGATTGCCCGACGTTCAATGCACGATCTCTCGTTTTTGCACCCGAATATGCCGGTGTATGTCTCTGACTTCACCCTGTTTGAAGGGCAGTGGACGGGCAGCGTGATCGCGCCGTGGATGCTGAGCGCGCTGATTTTCCCCGGCCCCGACCAGCTCTGGCCGGTACGCAAAGTCAGTGAAAAACTCGGATTGCGTCTGCCGTATGGCGCAATGACCTTTACCGTTGGCGAACTGGACGGGGTTTCGCAATACCTCTCCTGCTCGCTGATGTCGCCGCTCAACCACGGTATGTCGGCGCAGGAGGGGATGCGTCTGGCGGACGACTGCGCGCGGATGCTGCTGTCGCTGCCGGTCAGCGATCCCGATGCGCCGCAGCTGGCAGGGCGACGTGCGCTGCTGTTTGGACGCCGGAGCGGCGAGCATGCATGA
- the hybG gene encoding hydrogenase maturation factor HybG: protein MCIGVPGQVLSVGEDIHQLAQVEVCGIKRDVNIALICEDSPATLVGQWVLVHVGFAMSIIDEEEAKATLDALRRMEYDVTSA, encoded by the coding sequence ATGTGTATTGGAGTCCCGGGGCAGGTTCTGTCCGTTGGTGAAGATATTCACCAGCTTGCGCAGGTTGAAGTGTGCGGCATCAAGCGTGATGTGAATATTGCCCTGATTTGCGAAGACAGCCCTGCAACGCTGGTGGGGCAGTGGGTGCTGGTGCATGTGGGATTTGCCATGAGCATCATTGATGAAGAAGAAGCCAAAGCCACATTAGACGCGCTACGCCGAATGGAGTATGACGTTACCAGCGCCTGA
- the hypA gene encoding hydrogenase maturation nickel metallochaperone HypA gives MHELSLCQSAVEIIQQQAEQHGVTRVTGVWLEIGALSCVEESAVRFSFDIVCQGTLAQGCALHIDYKPAQAWCWDCSQAVEITQHDAQCPHCQGDRLRVDTGDSLKVKSIEVE, from the coding sequence ATGCATGAGCTGTCCCTGTGCCAGAGCGCGGTTGAGATTATTCAGCAGCAGGCGGAACAGCATGGCGTGACGCGAGTTACCGGCGTATGGCTGGAAATTGGCGCACTCTCATGCGTTGAAGAGAGCGCCGTGCGCTTCAGCTTTGATATCGTTTGCCAGGGTACGCTCGCGCAGGGGTGTGCGTTGCACATCGACTATAAACCCGCTCAGGCGTGGTGCTGGGATTGCAGCCAGGCGGTTGAAATCACGCAGCATGACGCGCAGTGCCCACACTGTCAGGGCGATCGCCTGCGGGTGGATACCGGCGACTCGCTGAAAGTGAAAAGTATTGAAGTGGAATAA
- a CDS encoding HyaD/HybD family hydrogenase maturation endopeptidase yields MRILVLGVGNILLTDEAIGVRIVEALEQRYILPDFVEILDGGTAGMELLGDMADRDHLIIADAIVSRKNTPGTLMILRDDEVPALFTNKISPHQLGLADVLSALRFTGEFPKKLTLIGVIPESLEPHIGLTPTVEAMIEPAMAQVLAALRESGVEAIPREAAHV; encoded by the coding sequence ATGCGGATTTTAGTGTTAGGGGTCGGCAATATTTTGCTGACCGATGAAGCCATCGGGGTGCGTATCGTTGAAGCGTTAGAACAGCGGTACATCCTGCCGGATTTCGTGGAGATCCTTGATGGCGGCACGGCGGGAATGGAGCTTCTTGGCGATATGGCGGACAGAGATCACCTGATCATCGCGGACGCCATTGTGTCGAGAAAGAATACGCCGGGAACCCTTATGATCCTGCGTGATGATGAGGTGCCTGCGCTGTTCACCAACAAAATCTCACCGCATCAGCTTGGCCTGGCCGACGTTCTGTCGGCCCTGCGCTTCACTGGCGAGTTTCCGAAAAAGCTGACGCTGATCGGCGTGATCCCGGAATCGCTGGAGCCGCATATCGGCCTGACGCCAACGGTTGAAGCGATGATTGAACCTGCTATGGCGCAGGTTCTTGCCGCGCTGCGCGAGTCAGGCGTTGAGGCTATTCCACGGGAGGCTGCGCATGTCTGA